ATGCAGGCGTGCCCGGAGTGCCGCGCGAACCGTACCTGCATAGGCTCATTGAGCGAACACCACTTTCTTCAATCCGGGGGCGAGCAGGACCATGATGAGCAGGGCCAGCAGGTATGCCCCTGCCGCCATGGCAAAGAGGCTGGAATAGCTGTGTGTGAGCTGCAGGATGTGGCCTGCATAGGTAGCAAAGAGAGCGCCGCCAGCCGATCCTGCCATGCTGCCGATACCCGTGACCGAACCCACCGCACTGCGCGGAAACATATCCGATGTTGTGGTGAGAAGATTGGCCGACCAACCCTGGTGCGCGGCGGCAGCCACACTGAGCAGCGCGATAGCAGACCACTCCGATTTGACATAGGTGGCCGCAAAGATGGGGACGACCACCGCGGCGCAAATGAACATAGCCGACAGCCGCGCGTTCGAGACCGAGAGTCCAAGACGGCGGAAGGGCGCAGGCAGCCAGCCTCCACCGATACTGCCAATAGCCGAGGCGTTGTAGATGATGATGAGCGGCAGCCCGATATGCGAAAGGTCCAGGTGAAACTTGGCGCTGAAATACGAGGGCATCCAGAAGAGGTAGAACCACCAGATGGGATCTGTTAGAAACTTGGCGGCGGAAAATGCCCAGGTCTGGCGGTAGCCGAGCAATTTACCCCACGGCACGGATGGGCCCATGTCGGATGCTGCTTCTTTATAGATGTAGCGCAACTCATGGCCGCTCAGCGTGGGATGATCGGCGGGCTTGTGATAGGTCTTAAACCACCACAGAATCCAGAGTGCGCTGAAGCAGCCGGTGATCAGGAAGGCCGCATGCCAGCCATAGCGTATGGTCACCCAGGGCACAATGACCGGAGCCAGAATCGCTCCAAGATTCGCACCGGAGTTGAAGATGCCCGTCGCCAGGGAACGTTCACTGCGCGGGAACCACTCGGCAACAGTCTTGATGGCTGCGGGAAAGTTGCCGGCTTCGCCTATTCCAAGAAAGAACCGCGCGATACCGAACTCGAGCACAGAGTTGGCCAGCGCATGACCCATGGCCGAGAGACTCCAGATGGCCATGATGATCATGTAGCCGATGCGCGTGCCGACCTTATCGACGAACCGTCCTGCAGCCAGGAGGCCGAGCGCATACGCAATCTGAAAGGCATCTACAACGTAGCCATAGTCCACCTCGGTCATGCCGATGGTGTGTTCCAGGGTGGGCTTGAGGATCGAGATGACCTGGCGATCCATGTAGTTGATCGACGTGGCGGCAAACAGCATGGCGCAGACGGTCCAGCGCACGCGACCTTGGGGTATGCCGGGAGTTAAATCCTCGTCGGTCTGCTGGTTGAGTGCCGTGTCATCCATCGTTTTGCTCTCCTTGGAGCCGGTGTACCGGGGCGCTCTATGCCTCGAGGCTACGTGCCATGGTCTGGCCTTGCCAGGGGGTGCTCCCGATACACCTGTTTAACCGTCGCTGGGGCGGGTTGTGTCTAAATCGCCAATAAAACGCAACGGCACTTCTATCGTTACGGATGGACGCGCCGGGTTCCCCCCTAAAAGAACAGCATCAGCATCGTGTTGTACTCCAGAGCGTTCCGTGTACGCGGAGTGATTGAAGGGCCCTGGGTGTAGCCGAGAGCATTGACCCAGTACGCTCCACGATACAGCTTGGTCGTGTATGTCCCTGTTGCCGACCAGGCACTATTCCAGACTCTCTTCCCCTGTGCCACCTGAGTGCGCGTATAGAACTCGCTATTGTCTGTGTGCGAGAAGACAAGAGAGGCAAAATCGCTCGGCCTCTTGCTGATAGGCCCGTTGTCGTACAGGCGAAATTCATAGTACTGCGTGTACTTGTTGACCGACGGCGGGACATACATCGCGGAGAAGCCAGCATAGAGTCCCCGGCGCTCGTTGGTGGCGCTCGTATGGGTGAACTGGCGGTCAGCGATCAGATACGTTCCATAATTCGTAGTGTCCGTCCGGCCCGTCTTAAAGTTGGTGTATTTCGTTGTGTTGTACATGAAGCCGGCACGAACCCAGGTCTTCATCGGATTCTTATAGGTCGATTGCTGATAATCGCCCTCAAAGATGGAGAGCAGCCCGTCGCCTTTTGGCGCAAAACGGAGCTGAAGCTTGTCCCTTGCCTGCTCGCCGACTCCGCCCTTGTTGGAGAAGCTCCTCTGGAAGCCGACCTTCGCGTAAAAATGGTGGGGCAGGTTGGCCCGGACATTAAACGCCGGCGCTTGCTGGGGCAGGTTTGCCAGACCGACTTCATAAGGCAGCACGGCATAGACGCCGAGCGCGCCGTTGTTGGCAAGTCCCCCGACCTTCAATTGGATAAACTCATCGGCTTCGTCGAGATAGCCGCCTTTGAACTCCAGACGGTTCTTCCAGACCGACTGATAATAGGAGATTCCGCCAAAGCCCACTGCCTCAGGTCCGGCAGGGTTCCAACTCATCTTCTGAATGGCGGCGATCATCGCGAACTGCGCGTTCTTAAGCCCAAACGCGCGCATGTCATACGTCAGGCCGGGATAGCTCGAAGATTGGATAAAAGGGCGCTGGCCGGGGTAGTGGATCTGGTTATACGGCACCGGCGCGCTGAGCGTGTTGTAGATGAATACCGTCTGGCTAATCGCGTAAATGCCAAAACCATGGCGCTGCATCGCGTTGCGCACATTATTCCAAGGTC
This Acidisarcina sp. DNA region includes the following protein-coding sequences:
- a CDS encoding MFS transporter, with amino-acid sequence MDDTALNQQTDEDLTPGIPQGRVRWTVCAMLFAATSINYMDRQVISILKPTLEHTIGMTEVDYGYVVDAFQIAYALGLLAAGRFVDKVGTRIGYMIIMAIWSLSAMGHALANSVLEFGIARFFLGIGEAGNFPAAIKTVAEWFPRSERSLATGIFNSGANLGAILAPVIVPWVTIRYGWHAAFLITGCFSALWILWWFKTYHKPADHPTLSGHELRYIYKEAASDMGPSVPWGKLLGYRQTWAFSAAKFLTDPIWWFYLFWMPSYFSAKFHLDLSHIGLPLIIIYNASAIGSIGGGWLPAPFRRLGLSVSNARLSAMFICAAVVVPIFAATYVKSEWSAIALLSVAAAAHQGWSANLLTTTSDMFPRSAVGSVTGIGSMAGSAGGALFATYAGHILQLTHSYSSLFAMAAGAYLLALLIMVLLAPGLKKVVFAQ
- a CDS encoding carbohydrate porin is translated as MNARFTPAGGVPDMQSSGTPIYRTARQFHLKTYSSLLLASLLLTVCLNAQTTTQDSSSSQDSSSQSSSSSSSLPDEPVAANSTQAAAAPQPAKEPTPAEMGAIYRGQILMQPPDSQRLFGPWNNVRNAMQRHGFGIYAISQTVFIYNTLSAPVPYNQIHYPGQRPFIQSSSYPGLTYDMRAFGLKNAQFAMIAAIQKMSWNPAGPEAVGFGGISYYQSVWKNRLEFKGGYLDEADEFIQLKVGGLANNGALGVYAVLPYEVGLANLPQQAPAFNVRANLPHHFYAKVGFQRSFSNKGGVGEQARDKLQLRFAPKGDGLLSIFEGDYQQSTYKNPMKTWVRAGFMYNTTKYTNFKTGRTDTTNYGTYLIADRQFTHTSATNERRGLYAGFSAMYVPPSVNKYTQYYEFRLYDNGPISKRPSDFASLVFSHTDNSEFYTRTQVAQGKRVWNSAWSATGTYTTKLYRGAYWVNALGYTQGPSITPRTRNALEYNTMLMLFF